The segment ATCTCGCCCAGGCGCTCGTCGACCCGCACCGCCTCCAGATCGGAGGGCAGCACGTTCTTCGGGACCGAGGGCTGCATCAGCCCGCCCGGCGCCTGCTGCGCCGCGGCGGGACTGGCAACACCCGCCGCCGCCAGGGCGGCGAGCGCCCAGGCAGCGGTGATCGCAACCAGGCGCTTCACTTCGCCTGGGCCTCTGCCGGCGCGTTCTCGCCGGCAGCCTCGGTGGCCTCGCCCTCGGCTGCCGCAGGGGCAGGCGCCGCCGCAGGCACGACGACCTGCGGCTGGCCAGCCGAGCGGCGGGCGTTGGCCTCCTGGAGGAAGCGCTTCATGCCTTCGTCGATCGGCGTCCGGTAGAGGCCCTTCTCCTTGTCGACCACGCCGTAGGTGGAGAGCCACTCGCTCTCCCTGGCGCGCAGCGCCTGCAGCTCCTCGGAAGGACGCGACAGCACCTGCTCGTAGGTGACCGCCTCGGCCTGCCGCTGGAAGTAGATCCAGAGCATGTAGGAGGCGATCGCCAGGAAGATCGCGACGAGCGCGAGGAGGAGACCGATCATGCCGACGTTGGCACGATCCGCTTCGGCCTCTGCATGGCCGTGGCCATGCGTATCGTGTCCGTGCGTATCAGACATTCTCGTGACCCATGGAGGAGCGGAGGAGCGGATCGCCCACCGGAACGAGGGCGTTCTTGCCGAGCCGCCAGCAGAGGAGGCCCACGTAGAGGCCGCCGATGCCGAGGAGCGCGGTGAAGTTCATCCACGACAGGTGCGGGCCGTGGCCGTGGTGATCGAGGCTGGGCATCACCAGCCAGTACATGTCGATCGCCCGGCCCACGAGGACCAGCAGCGCGCCGAGGAGGAGGATCGGAGCGGTGCGCTTCGCCACCCGCGAGAGCAGGACGAAGAAGGGCAGCACGAAGGTGAAGAAGATCAGCGCGATGGAGAGGCCCGCCCAGGGACCCCAGCGGTGGAGGAACCACTCCGTCTCTTCGGGGATGTTCGCGTACCAGATCAGGAAGTACTGGGAGAACGCGATGTAGGCGAAGAAGACGGTGAAGCCGAAGAGCAGCTTGCCGAGGTCGTGGTAGTGCTCGACGGTGATCATCCGGTGCACGAGCCCCGCGCGCTGCAGGAACATCGCGACGATGATGATCATGGCGAGCGCGCCCTGGACCGCGCCGGCGAAGTAGTAGACGCCGAAGATGGTCGAGAACCAGTGCGGCGAGAGCGACATCAGCCAGTCGAACGCAGCGAAGGTCAGCGACAGCGCGAAGAGGAGCATGCCCGGCGCCGACGCGGTGCGCATCTGGCCGAGGATGTGGAGGCCGTTGCCCTTGTCCTGCAGGGCGCTCTTGCGGGTCAGGTAGACCGACAGCCCGATCCACACCGCGAAGTAGATGAACGCGCGGATGTAGAAGAAGGGGATGTTCAGGTAGGGCGCCTTGGCGGTGAGGATCGCGTCCTTCGCCACGTCTTCGGCGTGGGTCCAGTGGAAGAGGTCGTGGAGACCGACCAGCACCGGGACGAAGAGCAGCGCGAAGAGCGGCAGGGTCGACATCGAGGCTTCGGCGAGCCGGCGCACCGTGGTGCCCCACCGCGAGGCGGTGATGTGGTGCATCAGCACGAAGAACATCGAGCCGAGCGCGATGGCCAGGAAGAGCATGTAGGCGAAGATCCACGACCCGAAGGCCGCGGTGCGATCGACGCCGATGCCGATCAGCGTGAGGGCGACGCCGATGGCGCCGACCACGAAGCCGATCATCGCGGCGCGCTTGGAGCGGGCCGCCTCCCAATGGATCTTGATCCCCTGGGTGCCCGGAGCGTGCGCCTCCTCGTAGGAGGGCGTCATCGAGGATGCCGTGGGGTTGGAGCTCATCGCAGGTTGGTCCTCTGCTCGGCCGGGACGTCGTCGAGCGAAGCGGTTGCGGCAGTCTGGAGCGCCTGGATGTAGGCGACGATGGCCCAGCGATCCGCCTCGGGGATCTGCTTGGCGTACGCAGGCATGGTGCGAACGCCCTGGCTGATCACCTGGTAGAACTGGCCCGGGCCGAAGCCGAGGAGCCGCTGGTCGTAGAAGCTCGGCGGTGCGATCCAGCCGCGCTTCGGGACCAGGCCCTGGCCGCTGCCGGTGCGGTCGTGGCAGGCCGAGCAGTAGATGTCGTAGCGCTCCTGGCCCCTGGCGAGCAGCGCCGGGGTCAGCTCCATCGGGTACTCGGTGACGGGCTGCCCGTCGGCGCCGATGCCCCGGTAGAAGGCCGGGTCGGCCTTGAGCGCGCCACGAGCCACCGTGTTCTCGGGCGGCAGCCGGTTGTCCGAGGCGTCGGGCCAGAAGTCGTTCTTGCCCTGCGCCGTGTACTTCGGCTGGTCGTTCATGTTGGTGACCGGCAGGATGTAATGGTCGAGCGCCTTGGGCGGCGGAAGAACCGGCGGTTCCTCCGAGGTGCCGCCCCGGCAGCCGGCCAACGCCAGCACCGCGAGGATGAGCATCGAGTGGCGACGCATTACGGGGACTCCACGAGCGCGACGCGCTTGCCACCGATCTGCTCGAGCAACGCACGGGTGCGGGTCGCGTCGAACTTCGGGTCGGTCGACTCGATCGAGAGGAAGAACTTGTCGTCGGTCGCGCGACGGAAGTCGGGGTGCGCCAGCACGGGGTGGAACCACCGCGGCAGGCTGTTCAAGAAGAACATCCCGAAGACCGTGCCGAACGCCGAGAAGAGGATCGTCAGCGCGAAGCAGACCGGCACGAACGCCTGGTAGCTGAAGTAGGGCTTGCCGCCGATGACCATCGGGTAATCGACGGCGCTCGTCCACCACTGCAGCGCCAGCGCGACCGAGAAGCCGAGCAGGCCGTGGGCGAAGACGATCCAGCCCAGCTTCGAACCGGGGACCTTCATCGCCCGGTCGAGGCCGTGGATGGGGAACGGCGTGTGGGTATCGAAGTCGCGATACCCCGCATCCGAAACCGCACCGGCCGCCTCGACGATCTGCGCCGGCGTGTCGAACTCTGCGACGAGGACCTTGAGCTTGGCCATGTCAGTGAGCCTCCGCGTGCTCGGCGTGGCGCACGTCACCGTGGTGCGCATGGCCGTGGTGCGGATCCGCCTCCGGCATCACGCCCTTCACCTCGGCGATGGCGATCGCCGGCAGGAAGCGCAGGAAGAGGAGGAAGAGCGTGAAGAAGAGGCCGAACGAGCCGATGAACGTGAGGATGTCCCAGATGGACGGCATGTAGTAGCCCCACGACGATGGCAGGAAGTCGCGGTGCAGCGTCATCGTGATCACGAAGCGCTCGAACCACATGCCGATGTTCACGAAGATCGAGAGCGCGAACATCACCGGGATCGACCGGCGCATCCTCTTGAACCAGAAGAACTGCGGCGTGATCACGTTGCACGAGATCATGATCCAGTACGCCCAGGCGTAGGGGCCGAACGCACGGTTCACGAAGGCGAAGGCCTCGTACTCGTTGCCGCTGTACCAGGCGATGAAGAACTCCATGCCGTACGCGTAGCCGACGAGCGTACCGGTCAGGAGGATGATCTTGTTCATCTTCTCGAGGTGGCTGATCGTTACCAGGTCCTTGAAACCGAAGACCTGGCGGGCGACGACCATGAGGGTCACCACCATGGCGAAGCCGGAGAAGATCGCGCCGGCGACGAAGTACGGCGGGAAGATCGTGGTGTGCCAGCCCGGGACCACCGACACCGCGAAGTCGAACGACACGATGGTGTGAACCGAGAGCACCAGCGGCGTCGAGATGCCGGCGAGGATCAGGTAGGCCCGCTCGTAGTGCACCCAGTGGCGCATCGAGCTGCGCCAGCCGAGGGAGAAGATCCCGTAGAGCAGCGCCCGGGTCTTGGTCGTCGCACGATCGCGCAGGGTGGCGAGATCGGGGATGAGGCCGACGTACCAGAAGAGGATCGAGACGGTGCCGTAGGTGCCGACCGCGAAGACGTCCCAGAGCAGCGGCGAACGGAAGTTCGGCCACATGCCCATCTGGTTGGGCAGCGGGAACATCCAGTAGGCGAGCCAGAGGCGGCCGACGTGGATGCCCGGGAAGGTGAGGGCGCAGGCCACCGCGAAGATGGTCATCGCCTCGGCGAAGCGGTTGATCGAGGTGCGCCACTTCTGCCGGAAGAGGAAGAGGATCGCCGAGATCAGCGTGCCCGCGTGGCCGATGCCGACCCAGAACACGAAGTTGACGATCGCCCAGCCCCAGCCCACCGGCTGCTGGAGACCCCAGATACCGGTACCGGCCCACACGAGCCAGAGGATGCTGGCGCCGAAGACGCCGAGCACGCCGAGCGCGAGCGCGAGGCAGACGTACCAAACGAGCGGCGTCTTCTCTTCCGTCGGACGCGCCACCACCTCGGTGACGTCGTGGAAGGTGAGCCCGCCATGGACGAGCTTCTCCTCCTCGTATTCCGAGGTGGGGAGAAGCGCTTCGGGGATGGTGTTAGGAGTCTGGCTCACGACACCAACTCGGGGTTCGGGTTGCGGATGCGGGCCAGGTACGAGGTGCGGGGCTTGGTATTGAGCTCCGCGAGGACCTCGTAATTCCTCGGCTGCTGCTTCAGCTTGCTGACCCGGCTGTTCGGGTCGTTGACGTCGCCCATGACGATCGCCTCGGTCGGGCACGCCTGCGCGCAGGCCGGCGTGATCGCGCCGTCCGGCACCTTCTCGAAGCCCGAGAGCTTCGCGTCACGCTTGGCGGCGTTGATGCGCTGCACGCAGTAGGTGCACTTCTCCATCACGCCGCGGGTGCGAACGGTGACGTCCGGGTTGAACTTCATCTTCTCGACGTCGGTGATCGCGTCGAGCCCCTGGGTGTGCCAGTCGAAGAAGTTGAAGCGGCGGACCTTGTACGGGCAGTTGTTCGAGCAGTACCGGGTGCCGATGCAGCGGTTGTAGACCATGTCGTTGAGGCCGCCGTCCTTGGAGTGGACGGTCGCCGCGACGGGGCAGACGTTCTCGCAGGGCGCGTTCTCGCACTGCTGGCAGGTCATCGGCTGGAAGAGCACCTCGGCGTCGTCGAGGTCGGCCGCCTCGCCGGAAGCGGCGAAGTAGCGGTCGAGACGGATCCAGTGCATCTCGCGGCCCATGCGCGTCTGCTCGGGACCGACGATGGGGATGTTGTTCTCGGCCTGGCAGGCGATCATGCAGCCGTTGCAGCCCACGCAGGCGTTGAGATCGATCGACATGCCCCACTGCTGGCCCGTGTACTCGTGCTGCTTCCACAGCGCGAGGAGCGGCGGGTGCTGCACCATCTCGCGGGCGAAGTACGGGTTCTGCTCGTACTCCTGGATCGACGCCTCGCGGATGAGCGGGCGGCCCTCCATGCTGTGGTGGTCCTGGGTGGCTGCCATCAGCCACTCGCCGGCGACCGGGGTGACGCTCACGCCGCTCGCGAACCAGGCGTTCTGGCTGGTGCGGAGCTGGTAGGCGTCGAAGCCGCGGTCGGTGCCGACCCGGCCCGCCGCCTTGCGGCCGTAGCCCAGGGCGAGACCGATGGTCTCCTCGGCGGTGCCGGGCTGCACCCAGACGGCTGCCTCGACGGCGCGTTCGCCAGCCTGCAGCTTCACCATCTGGCCGGTCTTGAGGCCGAGCTTCTCGGCGAGCTTCGGGCTCACCAGCGCGGCATTGGACCAGGTCAGCTTGGTCAGCGGCTCCGGCAGCTCCTGGAGCCAACCGTTGTTGGCGAAGCGGCCGTCGTACATCTTGTTGTCGACGAGGAAGACGAGCTCCACGCCGGTGCCCGGCGCCGGGAGGCGCGAGACGGCGGGGCCGATGGCGCCTGCGGTGAGCTGCGCCTCGACGAACTGGCCGCTCGAGCCCTCGAGCACGCCGTCGTGCAGGGTCTTGCGCCAGGCCTCCTCGCCGCCGCGGCTCGCGAGGAAGTTGCTGCGAACGAGGTCGTAGCCCTTCTGCTGCTTGCCGGCGATGCGGGAGAGGAATTCGATCTTCGAGCGGCCGTCCCAGATCGGGCGGACCAGCGGCTGGACGATCGAGTAGGTGCCGTCGAGGGCGAGGGCGTCGCCCCACTCCTCGAGGAAGTGGGTCTCCGGGACCACCCACTGCGCGAGGGCGGAGGTCTCGTTCGGCGCCACGGTGAGGTGCACCGTGTTCTTCGCCTGCTTCATCGCCTCGGCGAAGGGGACGTCCGCGGGGGCGTCGTAGGCCGGGTTGCCGCCGAGCACCACGAGGGTGTCGACCTGGCCGCCCTGGAGCGCCTGGGTCGCCGCGCGGATCGCCTCGGTGGGGGCGACGGCGGGAACGCTGGCGGGCGTGGCGAAGCGGATCGTCTCGCCGACGTTGCCGAGGGCGTCGTTGATCGCCCAGGCGATCGCCTGGACGGCGGGCGCCTGGTGGCGGCCGACGGCGACCACGCTCTTGCCGCGCTTGCCGGCGAGGTCCTTGGCGAGGGCCTGGACGAACTTCGCCTGGGCACCCTCGCCACCTGCCTGCGCGATGCCCGTGGGGATCGAGACGCCCTGCTTCTGGAGCTCTGCTGCGAGCGCCCGGAGGAAGGGACCGACCTGCGAGGCACGGAGGCGGAGGCGGTGATCCGCAGCGGCGCCGGTGACGGTGAAGACCGGCTCCACCGCGTAGAGGCGGTTCATGCCGCCCGGTGCGTCCGGCGCACGGCGCTGGGCCCAGTCGCGGCTGTAGCGGAGGTGGAAGGGGCCGCTGCCGAAGAGGTCGGCGTCCACCGCCACGATCGCGTCGGCACGCTCGATCCGGTAGACGGGCTCGAGGGCCTGGCCGAAGGCGAGGCGGGTGCCGGCGAGGACGTTCTCGTTGGAGATCGCCTCCCACTCGAAGAAGCGGGCCTGCGGCAGCGCCTGCTCCATCTGCTGGCGGACCGCGGCGAAGGTGGGCGACGCCGAAGCCTCGCTCACGATCACGAGGCCCCTGCCGCCGTTGCTCCGGAGGTTGCCGAGGAGGCCGTCGAAGCTCTGGTCGAAGGCGGCGAAGGTGCTCTCCTCGCCGTTCTTCAGCACGCGGACCGTGCGGTCCGGATCGTAGAGCGAGAGGATCGCCGCCTGCTCGAAGGTGCACGCTGCACCCTGCGACGCGGGGTGGAGCCGGTTGCCCTCGATCTTGGTGGGACGGCCCTCGTGCGCCTCGACCACCAGGCCGGTCACCGTGTCGCCGTAGGACATGGTGGTGGCGTAGAACTGCGGCAGGCCGGGGACGAGGTCCTCCGGGCGGCGGGCGTAGGGGAGGATCTTCTCCTCGGGCCTGCGGACGCAGCCGGTGCCGAAGCCGGCGAGGGCGACGGAGGCGCCCATCAGCTGCATGAAGCTGCGGCGCGAGACCGGGTCGGTGAGCTCGGAAGCGCCTTCCGGGAACTCTTCGGCCACGAGCTTCTGGAACTCGGGGGTTCCGGCGACGTGATCGAGGCTACGCCAGTAGGTCTTGCCGTTCTCCTCGATCGGGAGGAGTTCGTTGCGGTTCTCGTTGTGGTTCTGGCTCATCGGTGGCACCCCGAGCAGTCGACCGGCGCGGCGACGTGGTACTGCTCCACGAGCTGGTTGCCGTAGGCGACAGGGTCCGTGCCCTCGGGCGGGGTCCAGGCCATGTTGGTGACCTGGTCCTTCGGGCGGAGGTTCGGGCCGGGATTGCGGTGGCAGTCGAGGCACCACTGCATGGAGAGCGGCTCGGTGACGCGGACGACCTCCATCTGGTCGACGCGGCCGTGGCACTCCACGCAACCCACGCCCTTGGCCACGTGCTGCGCGTGGCTGAAGTAGGCGAAGTCGGCGAGGTTGTGGACCTTGGTCCACTCGATCGGCTGCCCAGTCTGGTAGCTCTGCCGCACGAGCTCGAGCTTCGGCGAGTCGTACTTCACCACCGTGTGGCAGTTCATGCAGGTCTCGGTGGGCGGCACGCTCGCGTGCGGACCCTTCTCGACCGCGGTGTGGCAGTAGCGGCAGTCGATTCCGAGCTGGCCTGCGTGAAGTTTGTGGCTATAGGCCACCGGCTGCTTCGGCGCGTAGCCGACTTCGGTGTGCTTCGGCGAGAACCAGAACCAGACGGTTCCGATCACCACGATGCCGAGCGCCACGGCTGCCAGGGGAATCACCCGGGGGATCTGGTTGACCCAGGGCGGGAAGACGTACGGGACCGGGGACTGGTCGCGATCGTCCGGTCGGTGTCCGGTAGAATCCACTGAGGTCGCCCTACCTTCTGGAATAGGCCCATGCACGGCACCGTTGCGAGGCTGCCGAAGACCTGAAGTTCCACGCTGCGTTGCGGGAGCGGCCTGCTAGGCAATGACCGTGCCGTGACAGTTCCGCGCCGCAGCAGCGCTCTCGTTCCTCGTCTGTCGGCGCTGCTGCGGCAAATTGCCGCGGCATCACGCCGCACCTGTCCGCTTCGCCACACTACGTCCGCACCGGCATCGCCCGAACGCCCTACGAGGAATCGGAGCCGACGCACGGCAGCGAGGCTGGCGCGATCGGAGGTTCCTGCGTACAAGGACGTTCTTGTCTTGCCGGGCACGGACCGGCGCGCGGTTTCTAGCCCAGGGCCCGACCGCGTGGGAAGCGTTTTTTGCTTATGCGACAGCTCCTCGTCATCGCCGGCTTGATCATTTGCGCCACCGTTGCAACGGGCGCCTTCCTCGCCTCCACCGGTGTCTCCAACGTGGTCGGGTCGGGCCAGGCTTTCGCCGAGAAAACGGCGGTTTCCACCCTGCGGACCCTCCACTGGGCGCAGGGGAATCTGCGCCGCGGAGCCTTCATCGATACCGATCGCGACGGGATCGCCGAGTTCGGGACGATGGAGCAGCTCGCCGCCACCGCCCCGCTCCCCTCTGGCCAGGTGGTGCCGGCGACCCTGGTGCCGCTCGCAGGCAACACGATCGAAGGCGGAATCCTCGAAGCCCACGGCTATTGCTTCCGCTACGACCTGCCGGAAGGTGCCGACGGACGCGAACGGCGCTTCGTCGCCTACGCCTGGCCGCGCCTCGCCGCCGCAGGGAACAAGGTCTTCTGCATCGACCAGGACGAGGACATCCTCCAGTCGGGGAACGAGGCCGGTTGGATCGGCTGCGAGCAGGGGCCGCCGCCCGGCACCTGCCCCGAGGCGGAGGAGGCGGATCGCCCCGGTGCGACGTGGGTGCGGTGGAAGGGCAAGCGGAGCCAGCTCAAGGTCGGTGCGATCGACTGATGCAGCCCCTGCCGATCGATCCCGTCCTCCCCGACCTCGTCGCGGCGCTGCGCGCCCACCCCGCCCTCGTGCTCGAGGCGCCGCCCGGCGCCGGCAAGACCACCCGGGTCCCGCGGGCGCTCCTCGAGGCCGGGTCGATCGAAGGCGAGATCCTCGTGCTCCAGCCGCGGCGCCTGCCCACGCGCCTCGCCGCGCAGCGGGTGGCGGAGGAGCTGGGCGAGGCCCCCGGCGAGC is part of the Vulgatibacter sp. genome and harbors:
- the nrfD gene encoding NrfD/PsrC family molybdoenzyme membrane anchor subunit, which produces MSQTPNTIPEALLPTSEYEEEKLVHGGLTFHDVTEVVARPTEEKTPLVWYVCLALALGVLGVFGASILWLVWAGTGIWGLQQPVGWGWAIVNFVFWVGIGHAGTLISAILFLFRQKWRTSINRFAEAMTIFAVACALTFPGIHVGRLWLAYWMFPLPNQMGMWPNFRSPLLWDVFAVGTYGTVSILFWYVGLIPDLATLRDRATTKTRALLYGIFSLGWRSSMRHWVHYERAYLILAGISTPLVLSVHTIVSFDFAVSVVPGWHTTIFPPYFVAGAIFSGFAMVVTLMVVARQVFGFKDLVTISHLEKMNKIILLTGTLVGYAYGMEFFIAWYSGNEYEAFAFVNRAFGPYAWAYWIMISCNVITPQFFWFKRMRRSIPVMFALSIFVNIGMWFERFVITMTLHRDFLPSSWGYYMPSIWDILTFIGSFGLFFTLFLLFLRFLPAIAIAEVKGVMPEADPHHGHAHHGDVRHAEHAEAH
- a CDS encoding DUF3341 domain-containing protein; this encodes MAKLKVLVAEFDTPAQIVEAAGAVSDAGYRDFDTHTPFPIHGLDRAMKVPGSKLGWIVFAHGLLGFSVALALQWWTSAVDYPMVIGGKPYFSYQAFVPVCFALTILFSAFGTVFGMFFLNSLPRWFHPVLAHPDFRRATDDKFFLSIESTDPKFDATRTRALLEQIGGKRVALVESP
- a CDS encoding c-type cytochrome, which encodes MRRHSMLILAVLALAGCRGGTSEEPPVLPPPKALDHYILPVTNMNDQPKYTAQGKNDFWPDASDNRLPPENTVARGALKADPAFYRGIGADGQPVTEYPMELTPALLARGQERYDIYCSACHDRTGSGQGLVPKRGWIAPPSFYDQRLLGFGPGQFYQVISQGVRTMPAYAKQIPEADRWAIVAYIQALQTAATASLDDVPAEQRTNLR
- a CDS encoding TAT-variant-translocated molybdopterin oxidoreductase; translation: MSQNHNENRNELLPIEENGKTYWRSLDHVAGTPEFQKLVAEEFPEGASELTDPVSRRSFMQLMGASVALAGFGTGCVRRPEEKILPYARRPEDLVPGLPQFYATTMSYGDTVTGLVVEAHEGRPTKIEGNRLHPASQGAACTFEQAAILSLYDPDRTVRVLKNGEESTFAAFDQSFDGLLGNLRSNGGRGLVIVSEASASPTFAAVRQQMEQALPQARFFEWEAISNENVLAGTRLAFGQALEPVYRIERADAIVAVDADLFGSGPFHLRYSRDWAQRRAPDAPGGMNRLYAVEPVFTVTGAAADHRLRLRASQVGPFLRALAAELQKQGVSIPTGIAQAGGEGAQAKFVQALAKDLAGKRGKSVVAVGRHQAPAVQAIAWAINDALGNVGETIRFATPASVPAVAPTEAIRAATQALQGGQVDTLVVLGGNPAYDAPADVPFAEAMKQAKNTVHLTVAPNETSALAQWVVPETHFLEEWGDALALDGTYSIVQPLVRPIWDGRSKIEFLSRIAGKQQKGYDLVRSNFLASRGGEEAWRKTLHDGVLEGSSGQFVEAQLTAGAIGPAVSRLPAPGTGVELVFLVDNKMYDGRFANNGWLQELPEPLTKLTWSNAALVSPKLAEKLGLKTGQMVKLQAGERAVEAAVWVQPGTAEETIGLALGYGRKAAGRVGTDRGFDAYQLRTSQNAWFASGVSVTPVAGEWLMAATQDHHSMEGRPLIREASIQEYEQNPYFAREMVQHPPLLALWKQHEYTGQQWGMSIDLNACVGCNGCMIACQAENNIPIVGPEQTRMGREMHWIRLDRYFAASGEAADLDDAEVLFQPMTCQQCENAPCENVCPVAATVHSKDGGLNDMVYNRCIGTRYCSNNCPYKVRRFNFFDWHTQGLDAITDVEKMKFNPDVTVRTRGVMEKCTYCVQRINAAKRDAKLSGFEKVPDGAITPACAQACPTEAIVMGDVNDPNSRVSKLKQQPRNYEVLAELNTKPRTSYLARIRNPNPELVS
- a CDS encoding cytochrome c3 family protein, whose product is MDSTGHRPDDRDQSPVPYVFPPWVNQIPRVIPLAAVALGIVVIGTVWFWFSPKHTEVGYAPKQPVAYSHKLHAGQLGIDCRYCHTAVEKGPHASVPPTETCMNCHTVVKYDSPKLELVRQSYQTGQPIEWTKVHNLADFAYFSHAQHVAKGVGCVECHGRVDQMEVVRVTEPLSMQWCLDCHRNPGPNLRPKDQVTNMAWTPPEGTDPVAYGNQLVEQYHVAAPVDCSGCHR